GGTAGCCGAAGCGATGGAAGAGCACGATGTTATCATTGGTATTTTACCTGCCGGTTCTGCAAATGGGCTATCCGTTGATTTAAACCTGCCATCAACAATCGAAGAAAACCTAAAAATTGCTTTTTTAAATCATTATATCGAAATGGATATGATTTGTATCAATGGTAAAAAAAGTATTCATTTAAGCGATTTAGGTCTCAATGCCGATCTGGTTAAAAATTATGAAGAAAGTGACGTTCGCGGATTTTGGGGATACGCTTTGCAGGCATTTACAACCCTAACAGAATCCAATGAACCTTTTGTTGCGACAATTACCGCAAACAAAGAAACAGTTGAACATACAGCAAGAATGATTGTTATTGCCAATTCTCAAAAATATGGAACAGGCGTAACCATTAATCCAAATGGTGCCATGAACGATGGTAAATTCGAATTGGTAATTCTGAAAAACCTGGATTTATTGTTAATCGGAAAAATTATTACCGGCAATATGCCAATTGATACAGAAGATGTTGTTATTATTTCTACAGATAAAGCGACAATTCAAACCGATTATCCGGTGAGTTTTCAGATTGACGGTGAATATTGCGGTGCACAGAAGTTGTTGGAAATCCATATTCTGCACAAGCAAATGAAAATTGCGATTCCTTAAAATTATTTAAACGGATTGCGTTCCTGCCAGTCGGTTTTGGGTTCCAGATAATTAAAAAATCGCGCAATATTATGATTGATTAAAGCATTGCTGTGGGTGATCAAACCATACATTTTTACAGGTTTGGCACCTACAGAACTTTTAATCTCAAGAGCAGTTCTGGCGAAAACAATAGTTTTAAAACCTTTTTTAATGGAATACCCGATCATATCGTAAAGCATGTTCAGATACAACATTTTTTCGCGTTGCACACTTTCATCATAACCTAAAAAATAGGTATCCATTACATTTCCGTTTTTTATCAATGTATTGAAACCAATTAATTTTTCGTTTAAAAAATAACCATAAAGGAGAAAGTCATCTTCCATGATTTCTTTAAAAAAGCTAAAATGATTCCTGGCGAGAAAAAAGGTATTGAAAGGGGCATTTTTTGCCACATGAAAGTAGAGTTCGTAAATAACATCTTCATATTTTCGAATGTCAGATAAGGACATTTTTTGCTTTACGATTCCTTCAGCTTTTTTTCTGGCGCGTTTGTACTGGTCCCGGTATTTTTTGGATAAAGCATCAATATAATCCTGTTCTGATTTCCAGTTTTTATTGATTTCAAAAACCATGTTAGGCTGGGTGGAGAATGTATAATTATTTTTGAATTCGGCCTGCAGTGGTT
The Flavobacterium flavigenum genome window above contains:
- a CDS encoding diacylglycerol/lipid kinase family protein, with the translated sequence MKKNIIFVVNPISGDLDKSDLIESVQEFADINNVDLVVYETTGKNDVKKIKDLYNKYNPERIVVAGGDGTIKMVAEAMEEHDVIIGILPAGSANGLSVDLNLPSTIEENLKIAFLNHYIEMDMICINGKKSIHLSDLGLNADLVKNYEESDVRGFWGYALQAFTTLTESNEPFVATITANKETVEHTARMIVIANSQKYGTGVTINPNGAMNDGKFELVILKNLDLLLIGKIITGNMPIDTEDVVIISTDKATIQTDYPVSFQIDGEYCGAQKLLEIHILHKQMKIAIP
- a CDS encoding peptidogalycan biosysnthesis protein, with translation MNTNYSFQIYKSTSLLPLEWNLLASENIFLSREYLEVLENSCPVNMTCHFIGIFEEEKLIGIVLTQFLFAEKLESFGERDKCLKTSVRNFALKNFASHVLFVGNNMLTGQNAFAFAQTIKESKAIKTLHKAITQLKKDLKASGKKVHITSIKDFTAKEIEPLQAEFKNNYTFSTQPNMVFEINKNWKSEQDYIDALSKKYRDQYKRARKKAEGIVKQKMSLSDIRKYEDVIYELYFHVAKNAPFNTFFLARNHFSFFKEIMEDDFLLYGYFLNEKLIGFNTLIKNGNVMDTYFLGYDESVQREKMLYLNMLYDMIGYSIKKGFKTIVFARTALEIKSSVGAKPVKMYGLITHSNALINHNIARFFNYLEPKTDWQERNPFK